The Streptomyces cynarae genome contains a region encoding:
- a CDS encoding thiol-disulfide oxidoreductase DCC family protein, whose translation MKAVTTGAADRGVLKAPVHGLTVLYDAECALCTHLRNWLARQSQLVPLELVPAGSAEARARFPGLDHSASLDEVTVVGDSGQIYQGSRAWIVVLWALREHRPLAHKLSTPAGAKLARGAVLAAAMWRGAQRGAGHWNRGGAVYRRADGWTYHPQRGWAYEPPPCSGGACATG comes from the coding sequence GTGAAGGCCGTGACCACCGGGGCGGCGGACCGGGGCGTCCTGAAGGCTCCGGTCCACGGCTTGACCGTCCTGTACGACGCCGAGTGCGCCCTGTGCACCCATCTGCGGAACTGGCTGGCTCGGCAGTCGCAGCTGGTGCCGCTGGAGCTGGTACCGGCGGGCTCGGCCGAGGCCCGGGCACGGTTTCCCGGACTCGACCACTCCGCCAGCCTCGACGAGGTCACCGTGGTCGGCGACTCCGGGCAGATCTACCAGGGCTCGCGAGCCTGGATCGTCGTGCTGTGGGCGCTGCGGGAACACCGCCCGCTCGCCCACAAGCTGAGCACTCCGGCCGGCGCGAAGCTGGCCCGGGGCGCGGTACTTGCGGCGGCTATGTGGCGGGGCGCGCAGCGCGGGGCCGGCCACTGGAACCGGGGCGGAGCCGTCTACCGCCGGGCGGACGGCTGGACTTACCACCCGCAGAGGGGCTGGGCCTACGAGCCGCCCCCCTGCTCCGGCGGAGCCTGCGCCACCGGTTAG
- a CDS encoding TetR/AcrR family transcriptional regulator has translation MPAKNDGPEAADFPSKKSEQTRALILETAMRLFQERGYDKTTMRAIAKEAGVSVGNAYYYFEGKEHLIQGFYDRIAAEHQQAVREVLDREKDFEARLAGVLTAWLDIARPYHEFAVQFFKNAADPDSPLSPFSPESEHARERAITVHREVLGGSKARVTPELRDVLPELMWLSQMGLVLYWIFDRTEGRERSYRLARRGARLTARGVSLARFRVLRPLVLEVHELFTDFLPGMTKVLPDPGRKRAE, from the coding sequence GTGCCCGCGAAGAACGACGGCCCCGAAGCGGCCGACTTCCCCAGTAAAAAGTCCGAGCAGACCCGCGCGCTGATCCTGGAGACCGCGATGCGGTTGTTCCAGGAGCGCGGGTACGACAAGACCACCATGCGGGCCATCGCCAAGGAGGCCGGGGTCTCCGTGGGCAACGCCTACTACTACTTCGAGGGCAAGGAACACCTGATCCAGGGCTTCTACGACCGGATCGCCGCCGAGCACCAGCAGGCGGTCCGGGAGGTCCTGGACCGGGAGAAAGACTTCGAGGCGCGGCTCGCGGGCGTGCTGACCGCATGGCTGGACATCGCGCGGCCGTACCACGAGTTCGCCGTGCAGTTCTTCAAGAACGCCGCCGACCCCGACAGCCCGCTCAGCCCCTTCTCCCCGGAGAGCGAGCACGCCCGCGAGCGAGCGATCACCGTGCACCGCGAGGTGCTGGGCGGCTCCAAGGCCAGGGTGACACCGGAACTCCGGGATGTCCTGCCGGAGTTGATGTGGCTCTCCCAAATGGGCCTGGTCCTGTACTGGATCTTCGACCGCACGGAGGGCCGCGAGCGCAGCTACCGGCTGGCCCGGCGCGGGGCGCGGCTGACCGCGCGGGGCGTGTCCCTGGCCCGCTTCCGCGTGCTGCGCCCTCTGGTCCTGGAGGTCCACGAGCTGTTCACGGACTTCCTGCCGGGGATGACGAAGGTGCTGCCGGATCCGGGGCGCAAGCGGGCCGAGTGA